In Methanococcoides sp. AM1, one genomic interval encodes:
- a CDS encoding protein translocase subunit SecF, with the protein MGSILTEYLDSFIRGRDDKQLITIPLVVLALSLLVSLIVFSSTGAPVKLGLEFEGGTMIAFETQESADVLEQAYSDYSLDDARKAGDRVILQFGPMDSEDQKELEKDITSKYSNVEIKQIGALYGKELQSQALKAIGLSFLGMAIVVFLIFRTAVPSIAVVLSAVSDIAIAVGFMNLIGIELSLGTVAALLMLIGYSVDSDILLTTRVLKRRGTVNENIGRAMHTGLTMTTTTLAALVVMYIVSTFSYLVTSSASQVNLLSDISIVLIFGLVADIMNTWLLNTGILRWHVNRSNPRRRRA; encoded by the coding sequence ATGGGATCCATTCTAACAGAATATCTTGATTCATTCATAAGGGGGCGTGATGACAAGCAGCTTATCACCATTCCTCTCGTAGTTCTGGCACTCTCACTATTAGTGTCATTGATAGTATTTTCAAGCACGGGTGCACCTGTAAAGCTCGGACTTGAATTTGAGGGTGGTACCATGATAGCGTTCGAGACGCAGGAATCCGCAGATGTTCTTGAGCAGGCATATTCTGATTATTCATTGGATGATGCCCGTAAGGCAGGAGATCGTGTTATCCTTCAGTTCGGTCCCATGGACAGTGAGGACCAGAAAGAACTCGAAAAGGATATAACTTCAAAGTATTCGAACGTCGAGATCAAGCAGATAGGCGCACTATATGGTAAAGAGCTTCAATCACAGGCATTGAAGGCAATTGGACTTTCATTCCTCGGAATGGCAATAGTTGTGTTCCTCATTTTCAGGACCGCTGTTCCGTCTATTGCAGTAGTGCTATCAGCAGTCTCTGATATTGCTATCGCTGTCGGTTTCATGAACCTGATCGGAATTGAACTTTCCCTGGGGACCGTGGCAGCTTTGTTGATGCTTATTGGTTATTCAGTTGACAGTGACATACTGCTGACAACACGTGTGCTGAAGAGAAGAGGTACCGTTAATGAGAACATCGGGCGTGCAATGCATACAGGTCTCACTATGACCACCACAACACTTGCAGCTCTTGTGGTGATGTACATCGTATCCACATTCTCATACCTTGTTACATCGTCAGCTTCCCAGGTCAACCTGCTTTCCGATATATCCATTGTACTGATATTCGGCTTGGTGGCTGATATCATGAACACCTGGTTGCTTAACACCGGTATACTGAGGTGGCATGTGAACCGCAGCAACCCAAGGAGGCGAAGAGCATGA
- a CDS encoding preprotein translocase subunit SecD translates to MREEEVNKGLKSDLRVWLLVAAVLLSVVMIHPWYSSDEGATTDLNYGLDLEGGSWLQIRLQGAVAQLDADISQTVPAIIEPVIGSSIDVKSVTGDTGSGYSSVGTTVVFTTDAHVSDLQMDLAGIGESDVSYSGNTSEIILYTNKQTLITQYLSNSLDAEVIPLSLGDSVEYEIRKEVSQDDLQVLMDAVGGSIVTEADGTPIYREGVRTETRDLTRDILSDKLNSLGLKDIPVRTVGEDYILIDFAGTDLTTAKDIVEKPGKFEIRVQTQNNETAHVLYGDAIEKVGVVTFHDGQWHTPFTLNEAGALALQKVAIETGATNDPNSHWLYMYLDDNEIYGAPLSYSAATRLTEFPIFSWEASSGPDEDSKLQAEQLQIHLRAGALPVNVVLMGSGQVDAALGAQFKKQALFAGLFALLAVALVVFRRYGNKKILLPMVGTSICELIMILGVAATINWQLDLAAIAGIIAAIGTGIDHLVIITDEVLYEGKLPSTKVYLERITKAFGIIFAAAATTTIAMSPLVVMGFGALKGFAITTIIGVLIGVLIARPVYGKVIKVVLDEAE, encoded by the coding sequence ATGAGGGAAGAGGAAGTGAACAAAGGCCTGAAAAGCGATCTTCGGGTATGGTTACTGGTAGCAGCAGTTTTGCTCTCAGTCGTTATGATCCATCCATGGTACTCCTCTGATGAGGGTGCTACCACCGATCTCAATTACGGACTTGACCTTGAAGGCGGTTCATGGCTACAGATCAGACTCCAGGGTGCTGTAGCCCAGTTAGATGCTGATATTTCACAGACAGTGCCTGCAATTATTGAACCTGTTATCGGATCATCCATTGATGTTAAAAGCGTTACAGGGGATACGGGAAGTGGTTATTCTTCCGTTGGTACTACTGTTGTCTTTACAACTGATGCACATGTTTCAGATCTCCAGATGGACCTTGCGGGCATCGGTGAATCCGATGTTAGCTATTCGGGGAACACTTCAGAGATCATTCTTTATACTAACAAACAGACGCTTATCACCCAGTATCTTTCCAATTCACTTGATGCTGAGGTAATTCCTCTCTCACTTGGTGATTCTGTTGAGTACGAGATCCGTAAAGAGGTCTCACAGGATGATCTTCAGGTCCTGATGGATGCAGTAGGCGGTTCCATTGTGACGGAAGCAGATGGCACCCCGATATACCGTGAAGGTGTCAGGACCGAGACCCGTGATCTGACCCGTGATATTCTCAGTGACAAGCTGAACTCACTTGGTCTTAAGGACATACCTGTGCGTACCGTGGGTGAGGACTATATTCTTATTGACTTTGCAGGGACCGATCTTACAACAGCAAAAGATATCGTTGAAAAACCTGGTAAGTTCGAGATCCGTGTGCAGACACAGAATAATGAGACTGCCCATGTGCTATATGGTGATGCGATCGAGAAGGTTGGTGTTGTGACCTTCCACGACGGGCAATGGCATACTCCTTTCACTCTTAATGAAGCCGGTGCCCTGGCTTTGCAGAAGGTCGCCATTGAGACCGGTGCAACTAACGATCCAAACTCACACTGGCTCTACATGTATCTTGATGACAATGAGATCTATGGTGCCCCTTTAAGTTATTCGGCAGCTACAAGGCTTACAGAGTTCCCGATCTTTTCATGGGAAGCTTCAAGCGGTCCTGATGAGGATAGCAAGTTACAGGCAGAACAGCTTCAGATACACCTGCGTGCAGGTGCATTGCCTGTGAACGTGGTTCTTATGGGATCTGGACAGGTAGACGCAGCTTTGGGTGCACAGTTCAAGAAACAGGCTCTATTTGCAGGGCTTTTTGCACTTCTTGCAGTGGCTTTGGTCGTATTCAGAAGATACGGCAATAAAAAGATCCTGCTTCCAATGGTAGGGACATCCATTTGTGAGCTTATCATGATCCTTGGAGTTGCAGCAACGATCAACTGGCAGCTTGACCTGGCGGCGATCGCGGGTATAATTGCTGCGATAGGTACCGGTATCGATCACCTTGTGATCATTACTGATGAGGTGTTGTACGAAGGCAAACTGCCTTCTACAAAAGTATATCTTGAAAGGATCACAAAAGCATTCGGTATAATCTTTGCAGCAGCTGCGACAACTACCATTGCAATGTCCCCACTGGTCGTTATGGGATTCGGTGCCCTCAAGGGATTCGCCATTACTACCATTATCGGTGTGCTCATTGGTGTGCTCATTGCAAGACCGGTATATGGTAAGGTCATAAAGGTAGTTCTTGATGAAGCAGAGTGA
- a CDS encoding AAA family ATPase encodes MKDMWTVKYRPEMLKNVLGNENSLNALGQLVHSGNLPHLVFHGPVNSGKSSTAFALARELYGDSYENNFTYFNASDFFDQGKRYLVRDKRFTHIIGTDDPKKIYSSVISIFKTVINEFAGMGSIDADFKIIFIDNVESLDTSAQHALRRIMEKYTRTCRFILSTTQPSKLISPLRSRGLELFFTYVPDEQLRPYIVSIADQEDLSISEDGLDALMYYAGGNVSRALLTLQFANMSKPGAEITGDLLYEESLCEVSDNVTELHAAAIDHEFLKARKLIDTLLIEEGFTGDEVLQQLHSVVLKSDRTEGEIAKAVCRIADADAMIIDSANARIHLELLVTELY; translated from the coding sequence ATGAAGGATATGTGGACTGTGAAATACCGACCAGAGATGCTTAAGAATGTCCTGGGCAATGAGAATTCCCTCAACGCCCTTGGTCAGCTTGTTCATTCAGGTAATCTGCCCCACCTGGTGTTCCACGGTCCGGTGAACTCCGGTAAATCCTCTACTGCCTTTGCCCTGGCACGTGAACTATACGGCGATAGCTACGAGAACAATTTCACATATTTCAATGCATCCGATTTCTTTGATCAGGGAAAGCGCTATCTTGTTCGTGATAAGCGTTTTACCCACATTATAGGGACGGATGATCCTAAGAAGATCTACTCAAGTGTAATTTCCATTTTCAAGACCGTGATCAATGAATTTGCTGGAATGGGTTCCATTGATGCGGATTTCAAGATCATTTTCATCGATAATGTTGAGTCACTGGATACTAGTGCACAGCATGCCCTGCGTCGTATAATGGAAAAGTATACTCGCACCTGCAGGTTCATCCTATCCACTACCCAGCCTTCCAAACTAATCTCCCCCCTGCGTTCAAGGGGACTGGAACTATTCTTCACTTATGTTCCTGATGAGCAGTTAAGGCCATATATTGTCTCAATTGCAGATCAAGAGGACCTTTCTATTTCCGAAGATGGTCTTGATGCCCTTATGTACTATGCCGGAGGCAATGTCTCAAGGGCTTTACTGACACTTCAGTTTGCTAATATGAGCAAACCGGGTGCAGAGATCACAGGTGACCTGCTATACGAGGAATCCCTCTGTGAGGTATCTGACAACGTGACAGAACTTCATGCCGCAGCTATCGATCACGAGTTCCTGAAAGCAAGGAAGCTTATCGACACTCTTCTCATCGAGGAAGGTTTTACCGGTGATGAGGTCTTGCAGCAGTTACATTCGGTAGTACTGAAATCGGATCGTACCGAAGGTGAGATCGCAAAAGCGGTTTGCAGGATAGCAGATGCAGATGCAATGATCATCGATAGTGCAAATGCAAGGATCCATCTGGAATTACTTGTTACGGAACTCTATTGA
- a CDS encoding tRNA uridine(34) 5-carboxymethylaminomethyl modification radical SAM/GNAT enzyme Elp3, translating to MTSEADENFRAACRKLLDMVLEGKISGNLQLNEAKKAVSKEFRLSTLPKNPDLIMVGTEEEQKKVRDTLRRKPVRTISGVAVIAAMTSPCACPHGVCVPCPGGPNSTFNSPQSYMGREPATMRAMQHEYDPYRIVSGRLSQLKQIGHDVDKAELIVMGGTFSARAIDYQEWFTKRCLEAMNDFSGTGWRDDVQLIGKTQPYVTVEDVQNANETAAIRNTGITFETRPDWTDVGHVDRMLALGATKVEIGVQSVYDFVLERMRRGHTVQATVDSNRILRDSALKVGFHMMPHLPGMDSARDLRGFKKIFTDSRFMPDYLKIYPTLVTEGTQLHEMWLKGEYEALDDEAATELLADIKSILPKWVRMQRIQRDIPSPQIIAGVRKSNIRQLAKERLESRGGRCRCIRCREVGHNVLKGNEPDPESIELTVESYDSCGGKEHFISFEDMTNDILIGFLRLRFPNSPHRDELQDAALVRELHVYGSMVPVGRDASRTDWQHRGYGAELLGNAEKMASDAGYSKISIISGIGVREYYRKFGYYRDGVYMSKEI from the coding sequence ATGACATCTGAAGCTGATGAGAATTTCAGGGCCGCATGCCGAAAGTTGCTGGATATGGTACTTGAGGGTAAGATATCTGGCAATCTACAGCTCAATGAGGCAAAAAAAGCTGTCAGCAAGGAGTTCAGGCTTTCTACGCTGCCAAAGAACCCGGACCTGATTATGGTGGGGACTGAAGAGGAGCAAAAAAAGGTGCGTGATACTCTTCGCCGCAAACCGGTCCGTACGATCTCAGGTGTTGCGGTGATCGCTGCCATGACCTCACCATGTGCCTGTCCTCACGGTGTTTGTGTTCCATGCCCGGGAGGTCCGAATTCTACTTTCAATTCTCCGCAGAGCTATATGGGAAGAGAACCGGCTACAATGCGGGCCATGCAGCATGAGTATGATCCCTATCGGATAGTCTCAGGTCGGCTGTCCCAGCTAAAACAGATCGGGCATGATGTTGATAAAGCAGAGCTTATTGTCATGGGTGGAACCTTTTCAGCCCGGGCTATCGATTACCAGGAATGGTTCACAAAGCGTTGTCTTGAGGCGATGAACGATTTTTCCGGAACTGGGTGGCGTGATGACGTGCAGCTTATCGGAAAGACCCAGCCTTATGTCACGGTGGAAGATGTGCAGAATGCCAATGAGACCGCAGCTATAAGGAATACGGGAATTACTTTTGAGACACGTCCGGACTGGACGGATGTGGGGCACGTGGACCGTATGCTGGCACTGGGTGCCACAAAGGTAGAGATCGGTGTACAGAGCGTATATGATTTTGTGCTTGAGAGGATGAGGCGGGGGCATACGGTACAGGCTACTGTGGATTCCAACCGCATTCTCAGGGACAGTGCGCTTAAAGTCGGTTTCCATATGATGCCGCATCTTCCCGGGATGGATTCTGCAAGGGACCTTCGGGGTTTTAAGAAGATTTTTACGGACAGCAGGTTCATGCCTGATTACCTGAAGATCTATCCCACTCTTGTCACAGAGGGCACACAGCTTCATGAGATGTGGCTAAAGGGTGAGTATGAAGCATTGGACGATGAGGCTGCCACGGAGCTCCTCGCAGACATCAAGTCCATACTTCCCAAATGGGTGAGGATGCAGCGCATACAGAGGGATATTCCTTCCCCGCAGATCATTGCAGGGGTTAGAAAGAGCAATATCCGCCAGCTTGCAAAAGAGAGGCTGGAATCAAGAGGTGGCAGGTGCAGGTGTATCCGATGCAGGGAGGTCGGTCACAATGTCCTCAAGGGCAATGAACCGGATCCGGAAAGTATAGAGCTCACAGTAGAGAGCTATGATTCCTGTGGCGGGAAGGAACATTTCATTTCATTTGAAGATATGACGAACGATATCCTGATAGGGTTCCTGAGGTTGCGCTTCCCTAACTCTCCTCACAGGGATGAGTTACAGGATGCTGCCCTTGTGAGGGAGTTGCATGTCTATGGTTCCATGGTGCCTGTGGGCAGGGATGCAAGCAGGACCGACTGGCAGCATCGTGGATATGGTGCGGAACTACTGGGGAATGCGGAGAAAATGGCTTCAGATGCGGGTTATTCAAAGATTTCCATCATCAGCGGGATCGGTGTAAGGGAATACTATCGCAAATTCGGATACTATCGTGATGGTGTCTATATGTCGAAGGAAATTTGA
- a CDS encoding transcriptional regulator yields the protein MTIDDSNEEIVKLLKEISGKLDRILMQGPSVKESDDGIFDVLDVMTLLTLPDHLRATATALFELGSATAEDLAEKTHKERAVESNYLNQLVRMGHVVKNRSGRKVYFSIGEGLGK from the coding sequence ATGACCATTGATGATTCCAATGAAGAGATTGTGAAACTTTTGAAGGAGATCAGCGGTAAGCTGGACCGTATCCTTATGCAAGGTCCATCTGTGAAAGAGTCGGATGACGGTATCTTCGATGTACTGGATGTAATGACTCTGCTCACACTGCCTGATCATCTGCGTGCGACAGCAACAGCGCTATTCGAGCTGGGGTCAGCAACTGCTGAAGACCTCGCAGAGAAAACCCATAAGGAACGTGCTGTAGAGAGTAATTACCTGAATCAGCTTGTGAGGATGGGGCATGTTGTAAAGAATCGTTCAGGCAGAAAAGTTTACTTTAGTATAGGGGAAGGTCTGGGCAAGTAA
- a CDS encoding AAA family ATPase — protein sequence MGISIAVHSSKGGSGKTSFSINLAFAYASAGKSVCLLDADLKAPSLFNYMFPDSDCWLNDVLEGKRDIMDAIVEVADGRVAPGKLYVGYCSPDIDAVRDMLGKDRKWQSKALQYIMAAKNKLFSSGIDVLIIDTGPGVDFTSVNAIAAADYVLMVTKPDKSHQKYMEQIIEGIYLPLGKDYGVIMNKCHDNMPIPISGLTDHDVPVLVSIPCLCDVATRTDSEILTVADPEHPFSKAVFTVIMAVEDCLSNK from the coding sequence ATGGGAATAAGTATTGCAGTACACTCCTCAAAAGGTGGTTCGGGCAAAACCTCCTTTTCGATCAATCTTGCATTTGCTTATGCATCTGCCGGGAAGAGCGTATGCCTTCTCGATGCCGACCTTAAGGCTCCGAGTCTTTTTAATTACATGTTCCCTGATTCTGATTGCTGGCTGAACGATGTCCTTGAGGGCAAACGCGACATCATGGATGCGATCGTTGAGGTCGCTGATGGCAGAGTGGCCCCCGGCAAGTTATATGTGGGATATTGCAGCCCAGACATTGATGCAGTTCGTGATATGTTGGGCAAGGACCGCAAATGGCAATCAAAAGCTCTACAATATATAATGGCTGCAAAGAATAAATTATTCTCTTCCGGCATAGATGTGCTCATTATCGATACCGGTCCGGGTGTGGATTTCACATCGGTCAATGCAATAGCTGCAGCTGATTATGTTCTAATGGTGACCAAACCTGACAAATCTCACCAGAAATACATGGAGCAGATAATCGAAGGTATCTATCTTCCGCTCGGTAAGGATTACGGGGTCATTATGAATAAGTGCCATGATAATATGCCGATCCCAATATCCGGTTTGACAGATCATGATGTTCCTGTTCTGGTCTCAATACCCTGTCTTTGTGATGTTGCCACCAGGACTGATTCAGAAATCCTGACAGTTGCTGATCCTGAACATCCTTTCTCAAAAGCTGTTTTCACAGTGATCATGGCTGTCGAAGATTGCCTTTCCAATAAGTGA
- a CDS encoding bifunctional 5,6,7,8-tetrahydromethanopterin hydro-lyase/3-hexulose-6-phosphate synthase, producing the protein MMFIGEALIGEAPELAHVDLMIGDKEGPVGQAFATGMTQLSAGHTPLLSVIRPNLPTKPSTLIVPKVTVKNMDQASQIFGPAQAAVAKAIADAVEEGIVPKDQVEDLVIIASVFIHPQAVDYNRIFRYNYGATKLALKRALENFPSIDTVLEEKDKSSHAIMGFKISRLWDAPYLQVALDNPNIDAILNVVKQLPKSDHLILEAGTPLIKRYGVDVISKLREIKPDAFIVADLKTLDTGNLEARMVADATADAIVVSALAPIATLNKAIAEAHKTGISAVMDTLNQPDPVAILEQLDELPDVVELHRAIDIEETAHAWGSIEGIKAVAEKRNKKILVAVAGGVRVDTISAALGAGADILVVGRAITNSKDIKQAADQFIEGLNKPEIDQFRVMTDF; encoded by the coding sequence ATGATGTTTATTGGAGAAGCACTAATTGGCGAGGCGCCAGAACTCGCACACGTCGATCTTATGATCGGGGACAAGGAGGGACCTGTTGGACAGGCATTCGCAACAGGCATGACCCAGCTTTCAGCAGGGCACACTCCTCTTCTTTCCGTCATCCGCCCGAACTTACCCACAAAGCCATCTACACTGATCGTCCCAAAAGTGACAGTGAAGAACATGGACCAGGCCTCACAGATATTCGGTCCTGCCCAGGCAGCTGTTGCTAAGGCGATCGCTGATGCGGTGGAAGAAGGAATTGTCCCGAAAGACCAGGTTGAAGACCTTGTGATCATCGCAAGCGTATTCATCCACCCACAGGCTGTTGACTACAACCGTATCTTCAGGTACAACTACGGTGCTACAAAACTTGCTCTTAAGCGCGCACTGGAAAATTTCCCATCCATCGACACTGTGCTCGAAGAGAAGGACAAGTCCTCACACGCAATTATGGGATTCAAGATATCAAGGCTCTGGGATGCCCCATACCTGCAGGTTGCACTTGACAACCCGAACATCGATGCTATCCTCAATGTGGTCAAGCAGCTTCCAAAGAGCGACCACCTTATCCTGGAAGCAGGTACACCTCTTATCAAACGCTATGGTGTGGACGTTATTAGCAAGCTGCGTGAGATCAAACCTGACGCATTCATCGTTGCTGACCTTAAGACTCTTGATACAGGTAACCTTGAGGCACGTATGGTAGCAGATGCAACCGCAGACGCTATTGTCGTTTCTGCACTTGCACCTATTGCAACACTTAACAAGGCTATCGCAGAGGCTCACAAGACCGGTATCTCCGCTGTCATGGACACACTGAACCAGCCAGATCCTGTAGCTATCCTTGAACAGCTGGACGAGCTTCCTGATGTTGTCGAGCTTCACCGTGCAATTGACATCGAAGAGACCGCTCATGCATGGGGCAGTATCGAAGGTATCAAGGCAGTTGCCGAAAAGCGCAACAAGAAGATCCTTGTGGCAGTTGCAGGCGGTGTACGTGTTGACACTATCTCCGCTGCACTCGGTGCAGGAGCTGACATCCTCGTTGTTGGAAGGGCTATTACCAACTCCAAGGACATCAAGCAGGCAGCTGACCAGTTCATTGAAGGTCTGAACAAGCCTGAGATCGACCAGTTCAGAGTAATGACCGATTTCTAA
- the tpiA gene encoding triose-phosphate isomerase, translating to MKPLIVLNLKTYLEGTGEGAVRIAEACRAVGEASGIEIAVAPQLCDVYRVASQVDVPVYSQHIDGVGAGSFTGHVFARCVKDAGAVGTLINHSERRLNLADIEASITAAKEEGLHTIVCTNNIATTAAAAALGPDFVAVEPPELIGSGIPVSKADPEVVRGSVTAVERIDPDVKVLCGAGISKGEDLKAAMELGSVGVLLASGIVKAKDPKAALEDLVSLI from the coding sequence ATGAAACCATTGATCGTATTGAATCTGAAGACCTATCTTGAAGGTACCGGAGAAGGTGCTGTCAGGATCGCTGAGGCCTGCAGGGCCGTAGGTGAAGCAAGTGGCATTGAGATCGCAGTAGCACCTCAGCTTTGTGATGTTTACAGGGTTGCATCCCAGGTGGATGTGCCGGTGTACTCTCAGCATATTGATGGTGTCGGTGCCGGAAGTTTCACAGGCCATGTTTTTGCAAGATGTGTCAAAGACGCCGGTGCAGTTGGTACACTTATCAATCACTCCGAGCGCCGCCTGAACCTTGCGGACATCGAGGCATCCATTACTGCTGCAAAGGAAGAAGGTCTTCACACAATAGTGTGTACCAATAACATCGCTACAACCGCAGCTGCTGCTGCACTGGGGCCTGATTTTGTTGCAGTGGAGCCACCTGAACTTATCGGCTCAGGCATTCCTGTTTCAAAAGCAGATCCTGAGGTGGTAAGGGGTTCAGTTACTGCCGTTGAGCGCATCGATCCCGATGTGAAAGTGCTCTGCGGTGCAGGTATCTCAAAAGGAGAGGACCTTAAGGCCGCAATGGAGCTTGGTTCTGTTGGAGTGCTCCTTGCATCCGGTATTGTTAAGGCCAAAGATCCAAAGGCAGCGCTTGAGGATCTGGTAAGCCTGATCTGA
- a CDS encoding prephenate dehydrogenase produces the protein MKMLIIGGTGGMGQWFTKFFLSHGYEVIVWGSSGKTEIADQMGVEFATDLDREIREADVVVITVPIDITARVIKETAPKMKSGSLIMDLTSIKAEPVNTMREYAPEGVEILGTHPMFGPSIPTLQGQIVIMSPTKGRCDKWFPIMHDLFEQSGAHIEIIDPQEHDQFVSVVQGLTHFAYITIGATFKSLDFDVSKSRRFMSPVYEIMVDFVGRILGQNPYLYAHIQMKNDQVLKVHEAFINECNVLSNIVREEDTEAFCKKMTEAAAHFKDTASALHRSDKLINAKIAEFEEMIASVGRERGLLHNYSGVTHVGIIEKVTPRTVTLSKGDRTVSLRTENIRLLNDAELKKWKIDNLAHPIRDISALIPAGADPLTIEKVVECDERIVSVSIIDTYTGISDDRLSVTYRITILGDLPVAEVQEDIEKLFVGLGCGIRGQDSI, from the coding sequence ATGAAAATGCTCATAATCGGCGGTACCGGAGGGATGGGGCAGTGGTTCACGAAGTTCTTCCTCAGTCACGGTTATGAGGTGATCGTATGGGGAAGCAGCGGCAAGACCGAGATCGCTGACCAGATGGGAGTGGAATTTGCCACCGACCTTGACAGAGAGATCAGGGAAGCCGATGTCGTGGTCATTACCGTACCCATAGACATCACTGCAAGGGTGATCAAGGAGACCGCTCCGAAAATGAAATCAGGAAGCCTGATAATGGACCTGACATCCATCAAGGCAGAGCCCGTCAACACCATGAGAGAATACGCTCCCGAAGGTGTGGAGATCCTGGGAACACACCCAATGTTCGGCCCTTCTATCCCCACATTACAGGGCCAGATAGTCATAATGAGCCCCACAAAAGGACGTTGTGACAAATGGTTCCCGATCATGCACGACCTCTTTGAACAAAGCGGTGCACATATTGAGATAATCGACCCACAGGAGCACGATCAGTTCGTCTCTGTGGTTCAGGGACTTACACATTTTGCATACATCACCATCGGGGCGACGTTCAAAAGCCTTGATTTCGATGTGAGCAAGTCACGCCGTTTCATGAGCCCGGTGTATGAGATAATGGTCGACTTCGTGGGCAGGATATTAGGACAGAACCCATACCTTTACGCCCATATCCAGATGAAGAACGATCAGGTGCTCAAAGTTCATGAGGCATTCATCAACGAATGCAATGTACTCTCGAACATCGTCCGGGAAGAGGACACAGAAGCCTTCTGTAAAAAGATGACAGAAGCAGCTGCCCATTTCAAGGATACGGCATCCGCCCTTCACAGGTCCGATAAGCTGATCAATGCAAAGATAGCCGAGTTCGAGGAAATGATAGCATCCGTCGGAAGAGAAAGAGGACTTCTGCATAACTATTCCGGCGTTACTCATGTTGGCATCATCGAAAAGGTAACACCCCGAACAGTAACGCTTTCAAAGGGAGACAGGACCGTGTCCCTGAGAACAGAGAATATCAGGTTGCTTAACGATGCAGAACTAAAAAAATGGAAGATCGATAACCTCGCACATCCCATCAGGGATATATCAGCCCTGATCCCTGCCGGAGCAGATCCACTGACCATCGAGAAAGTGGTCGAATGCGATGAAAGGATAGTCTCTGTAAGCATAATTGACACGTACACAGGCATATCCGATGACAGGCTTAGTGTTACATACCGCATTACCATACTCGGAGATCTGCCTGTTGCAGAGGTACAGGAAGACATCGAAAAACTGTTTGTTGGGCTTGGTTGCGGAATAAGGGGTCAGGATTCCATCTGA
- a CDS encoding shikimate dehydrogenase, which yields MKQVFGVMGDPIAHSLSPIMHNAAFEALGMDCTFHAFRVKQQDLGEALKGAKAMGFGGLNLTVPLKETAIGLIETDDLAARIGAVNTIDFKDGIKGYNTDGIGAQKTLEDAGVDIQDKNVLILGAGGAARAIAFTFTEAGAKVNIANRTPERAMNLAAEVGKVNGFGLDVLDRCMEDTDILINTTTVGMDPCIGDTIVTADQMHSDLTVFDVVYNPLRTRLLREAEAAGARPVTGIMMLVYQGAEAFRIWTGVKPPVNVMKKTVMEALKL from the coding sequence ATGAAACAGGTATTCGGAGTCATGGGAGATCCGATCGCCCATTCACTCTCACCCATCATGCACAATGCAGCCTTCGAAGCACTTGGAATGGATTGTACATTCCATGCATTCAGGGTAAAGCAGCAGGACCTTGGCGAGGCTTTAAAAGGCGCAAAGGCCATGGGATTTGGAGGATTGAACCTAACGGTCCCGCTAAAAGAGACTGCTATCGGACTTATTGAGACCGACGACCTTGCTGCAAGGATAGGAGCTGTCAATACCATCGATTTTAAGGACGGTATCAAAGGTTACAACACGGACGGTATCGGCGCACAGAAGACTCTCGAAGATGCCGGGGTCGATATTCAGGACAAGAACGTACTGATACTCGGTGCAGGAGGCGCTGCCAGGGCAATAGCCTTCACGTTCACAGAAGCCGGTGCAAAGGTTAACATTGCCAACAGGACCCCCGAAAGGGCCATGAACCTCGCAGCAGAGGTCGGCAAGGTCAACGGCTTCGGGCTGGATGTACTGGACAGGTGCATGGAAGACACAGATATACTCATCAACACAACAACAGTTGGAATGGACCCCTGCATAGGAGACACCATCGTCACCGCTGACCAGATGCATTCCGATCTCACCGTTTTTGATGTCGTTTACAATCCATTGAGGACAAGATTGCTCAGGGAAGCCGAAGCTGCCGGAGCAAGACCGGTCACGGGCATCATGATGCTGGTCTACCAGGGTGCAGAAGCATTCCGTATATGGACCGGCGTGAAGCCTCCTGTGAACGTTATGAAAAAGACTGTGATGGAGGCCCTGAAATTATGA